The following proteins are encoded in a genomic region of Micromonospora olivasterospora:
- a CDS encoding SDR family NAD(P)-dependent oxidoreductase has product MSELAGKVVLVTGGSRGMGREMVHALAAEGADVVVASRRLPACEIVADEVRRAHGVRALPVALNTSDWDACTAVVDRVVDEMGGIDVLVNNAGSSPHYPSLDQVGEELFDKVIAVNLKGPFRLTALVGTRMAAGSGGSIINIGSIEAIRPHEFALPYAAAKAGLHVLTEGFAQAFGPRVRVNTIQPGAFLTDISERWPEGLREQMESQVALQRCAEPHEVVGAVKYLSTSASSYVTGAVLRIDGGWR; this is encoded by the coding sequence ATGTCCGAGCTGGCCGGCAAGGTCGTCCTCGTAACCGGTGGAAGCCGTGGGATGGGACGGGAGATGGTCCACGCTCTCGCGGCGGAAGGGGCGGACGTCGTCGTCGCCAGCCGACGGCTGCCCGCGTGCGAGATCGTCGCCGACGAGGTGCGACGGGCCCACGGGGTTCGGGCCCTTCCGGTCGCGTTGAACACGAGCGACTGGGACGCATGCACCGCGGTCGTCGACCGTGTCGTCGACGAGATGGGCGGCATCGACGTGCTGGTCAACAACGCCGGGTCGTCGCCGCACTACCCGAGCCTGGATCAGGTCGGCGAGGAGCTCTTCGACAAGGTGATCGCCGTCAACCTCAAGGGGCCCTTCCGGCTGACCGCGCTCGTCGGCACCCGGATGGCTGCCGGCAGCGGTGGCTCGATCATAAACATCGGCTCAATCGAGGCTATCCGGCCGCATGAGTTCGCGTTGCCGTACGCCGCGGCCAAGGCGGGCCTGCACGTGCTGACCGAGGGGTTCGCGCAGGCGTTCGGCCCCCGGGTGAGGGTGAACACGATCCAACCCGGCGCCTTCCTCACCGACATCTCCGAAAGGTGGCCGGAGGGTCTGCGAGAGCAAATGGAGTCCCAGGTGGCCCTCCAGCGGTGCGCCGAGCCGCACGAGGTGGTCGGTGCCGTGAAATACCTCTCGACGTCGGCCTCGTCCTACGTCACGGGCGCGGTCCTTCGCATCGATGGTGGGTGGCGCTGA
- a CDS encoding IclR family transcriptional regulator, which produces MTTLSAGRAIHSDENLSSIAKAARVLRSLAEAGGSDVGVTSVALHAGLPKSTTHRVLAELMAEGLVGRNGQRYCLGHAWFELQSALSSSEWVRLVEQARQPLARLFERTNATIHFGVLDEEEVLYLEKLTARGGTVVPTRVGGTMPAVRTALGKCLLAYSSVDVIRSVMSKPLPQVSRGSIVLPRVLLQQFADIRRTGLSYDVHESQPGVLCVAAPVAVDDRVVAAVSITRVYARALAPTDARDVLRTAQEISEWLA; this is translated from the coding sequence ATGACCACACTCAGCGCTGGGCGTGCGATCCATTCCGACGAGAACCTGTCGTCGATCGCCAAGGCGGCACGCGTGCTTCGCTCGCTGGCCGAGGCTGGAGGCAGCGACGTGGGCGTGACCTCCGTCGCGCTGCACGCGGGTCTCCCGAAGAGCACCACGCACCGGGTGCTCGCAGAGTTGATGGCAGAAGGCTTGGTGGGGCGCAACGGCCAACGTTACTGTCTGGGACATGCATGGTTCGAGCTGCAGTCGGCGCTCAGCTCGTCCGAGTGGGTGCGACTCGTTGAGCAGGCGCGCCAGCCTCTGGCGCGATTGTTCGAGCGCACGAACGCCACCATCCACTTCGGGGTGCTGGACGAGGAGGAGGTGCTGTACCTCGAGAAGCTCACCGCGCGTGGTGGCACGGTCGTGCCGACCCGGGTGGGCGGCACTATGCCGGCCGTTCGCACCGCGCTCGGCAAGTGTCTGCTGGCCTACTCCAGCGTAGATGTCATCCGGTCGGTGATGTCCAAGCCGCTGCCGCAGGTGTCACGCGGCTCGATCGTCCTGCCGCGTGTGCTGCTCCAACAGTTCGCGGACATCCGGCGGACCGGGCTCTCCTACGACGTTCACGAGTCGCAGCCGGGAGTTCTCTGTGTGGCCGCCCCCGTTGCCGTCGACGATCGTGTGGTGGCCGCGGTCTCCATCACGCGCGTCTACGCTCGCGCCCTTGCGCCCACCGACGCGCGCGATGTCTTGCGTACTGCCCAGGAGATTTCCGAGTGGCTGGCCTGA
- a CDS encoding amidohydrolase family protein — protein MIPIGAQRGPAVGGLVDVHTHVVPLELPDLEERVPWGRWPSVRMVDDVTAELRLGSATYRTVDDRSWSIEARLRDMEAEGVAVQWLSPIPAILCHEAPAYGARELARAVNDAIGEMVSCAPNRFVGLGSVALQDVDAAIAELERCVLELGFAGVEIGTRVGDRELIDPALTPFFDAVDRLGALVFVHPVDETTDPRLAPMGLTFGVGMPTETGAAAAGLLVSDLLVDRAALTICLAHGGGTLPGILGRIDRGVALGTPGRPRPVELARRLWSDSLTYDVESLELAVTRFGEDHVMFGTDYPFAARETASQRVLDSVAGAWPDDRLDAVGRSNAERLVARIRGGLQTG, from the coding sequence ATGATCCCGATCGGTGCGCAGCGCGGGCCCGCCGTCGGGGGGCTCGTGGACGTGCACACCCACGTCGTCCCGCTCGAGCTGCCCGACCTCGAGGAGCGAGTGCCCTGGGGGCGTTGGCCGTCGGTGCGGATGGTCGACGACGTCACGGCGGAGCTGAGGCTGGGTTCGGCGACGTACCGCACCGTCGACGACCGCAGCTGGTCAATCGAGGCACGGCTGCGCGACATGGAAGCCGAGGGCGTGGCCGTGCAGTGGTTGTCGCCGATCCCCGCCATCCTGTGCCACGAGGCTCCGGCCTATGGTGCACGGGAGCTGGCGCGGGCGGTGAACGACGCGATCGGGGAGATGGTGTCGTGCGCTCCGAACCGCTTCGTCGGGCTCGGCAGCGTCGCGCTGCAGGACGTCGACGCAGCCATCGCCGAGCTCGAGCGATGTGTGCTCGAGCTCGGCTTCGCGGGCGTGGAGATCGGCACCCGGGTCGGGGACCGGGAGCTCATCGACCCGGCGCTGACGCCGTTCTTCGATGCCGTGGACCGGTTGGGGGCGCTGGTGTTCGTGCATCCCGTCGACGAGACGACCGATCCACGCCTCGCGCCGATGGGACTGACCTTCGGGGTCGGCATGCCGACCGAGACGGGGGCCGCGGCCGCAGGTCTGCTCGTCTCGGACCTGTTGGTCGACCGGGCCGCCCTGACGATCTGCCTGGCGCACGGGGGCGGGACCCTGCCGGGCATTCTGGGCCGCATCGACCGCGGCGTGGCGCTGGGCACTCCCGGGCGTCCCCGACCGGTCGAACTCGCCCGACGACTGTGGAGTGACTCGTTGACGTACGACGTCGAGTCCCTCGAGCTCGCGGTCACCCGGTTCGGTGAGGACCACGTCATGTTTGGGACCGACTACCCGTTCGCGGCGCGTGAGACGGCCTCGCAGCGCGTGCTTGACTCCGTGGCCGGCGCGTGGCCGGACGACCGCCTCGACGCGGTCGGCCGCAGCAACGCCGAGAGGCTCGTCGCGCGGATCAGAGGTGGCCTGCAGACGGGTTGA
- a CDS encoding acyl-CoA dehydrogenase family protein yields MFDTTPRAAELSRRLTLFLADSVYPAEEVHERELAELGSHRQTPIIEKLKLQARELGLWNLFLPHPEVGHEPLTNLEYAPLAELSGRSLHVAPEAMNCSAPDTGNMELLSLFGTPEQKERWLRPLMDGTMRSAYVMTEPQVASSDASNIQTSIVRDGDEWVINGRKWWISGVNRERCELLIVMGITDPDGYRHRRHTMILVPKDTPGIEIVRDLSVLGYSPSESHVEMAFTDVRVPASNLLGDVGAGFAMSQARLGPGRIHHCMRMVGAAERALELMIDRVGKRVAFGSPLITQGVIREWIADSRIEIDQARLYTMYAAHLMDTVGNRRAASQISGIKVVAPNMAAKVIDRAMQAHGAAGLSQDFPLARMWAESRIIRFADGPDEVHRRAVARTEIAKFAQATTPAPSGLLAHLPGTLG; encoded by the coding sequence ATGTTCGACACCACCCCCCGCGCCGCCGAGCTCTCACGCCGGCTGACCTTGTTCCTCGCCGACTCCGTCTACCCCGCCGAGGAGGTGCACGAGCGTGAGCTCGCCGAGCTCGGATCGCATCGACAGACGCCGATCATTGAGAAACTCAAGCTGCAGGCGCGTGAGCTGGGTCTGTGGAACCTCTTCCTCCCGCACCCGGAGGTGGGTCACGAACCGCTGACCAACCTCGAGTACGCACCGCTCGCGGAGCTGAGCGGCAGGAGTCTGCACGTCGCCCCCGAGGCCATGAACTGCTCAGCGCCCGACACGGGCAACATGGAGTTGCTCTCCTTGTTCGGCACACCCGAGCAGAAGGAGCGCTGGCTCCGACCCCTGATGGACGGCACGATGCGCTCGGCGTACGTGATGACCGAGCCCCAGGTCGCGTCGTCGGACGCCAGCAACATCCAGACCTCCATCGTCCGCGATGGCGACGAATGGGTCATCAACGGTCGCAAGTGGTGGATCTCGGGCGTCAACCGGGAGCGGTGCGAGCTGCTGATTGTCATGGGCATCACCGATCCGGACGGCTACCGGCACCGGCGCCACACGATGATCCTCGTCCCCAAGGACACCCCGGGCATCGAGATCGTGCGCGATCTGTCGGTATTGGGCTACTCCCCGTCCGAGAGCCATGTCGAGATGGCGTTCACCGACGTACGGGTGCCGGCATCGAACCTGCTCGGCGACGTCGGCGCGGGCTTTGCCATGTCACAGGCGCGACTCGGTCCCGGACGCATCCATCACTGCATGCGGATGGTCGGCGCAGCCGAGCGAGCGCTGGAGCTGATGATCGACCGCGTGGGCAAGCGCGTCGCCTTCGGCAGTCCCCTCATCACTCAGGGTGTGATTCGTGAGTGGATCGCGGACTCCCGCATCGAAATCGACCAGGCCCGCCTCTACACGATGTACGCGGCGCACCTGATGGACACGGTCGGCAACCGGCGGGCCGCGAGCCAGATCTCCGGGATCAAGGTGGTGGCCCCCAACATGGCCGCGAAGGTGATCGACCGGGCGATGCAGGCTCACGGTGCGGCCGGATTGAGTCAGGACTTCCCCTTGGCACGAATGTGGGCCGAGAGCCGCATCATCCGTTTCGCCGACGGTCCTGACGAGGTTCACCGTCGAGCGGTGGCGCGCACCGAGATCGCCAAGTTCGCCCAGGCGACCACGCCTGCGCCGTCCGGCCTGCTGGCCCATCTGCCGGGCACCCTCGGCTGA
- a CDS encoding phosphotransferase family protein — protein sequence MDAHGIGEGCLEDVRALSGGTQNVMIAFTRGGDSFVLRRGPVVPPPSSDDTIRREVRLLTALAGTDVPHARLVTACDSPDVLGSAFYLMEAVEGFNAAEALPPAQAHRPELRRRMVMTMVDGLAHLAQVDPSEVGLQGFGRPEGFLERQTERWLDQLARIESADHDGPTVVTMRPIADWLDRHRPRASAPGILHGDFHVANVMFDEPTSSLAAIVDWELATIGDPLLDLGTLLALWPAADGQPDLLGSALSLAGGLPSESELVERYAASSGRQVGDIDYYYVLGCFRLAVLLEGTCARARVGRAPAEVGRRLHTMAAELVQRGARRVAETPADRHIP from the coding sequence ATGGACGCGCACGGCATCGGCGAGGGCTGCCTGGAGGATGTCCGCGCTCTGAGCGGCGGCACCCAGAACGTCATGATCGCCTTCACCCGCGGTGGTGACTCCTTCGTCCTCCGACGCGGGCCGGTCGTGCCGCCGCCGAGCAGCGACGACACGATCCGACGGGAGGTGCGCCTGCTCACCGCACTCGCCGGAACCGACGTGCCCCATGCGCGACTCGTCACCGCATGCGACTCCCCCGACGTGCTGGGGTCGGCGTTCTACCTGATGGAGGCCGTCGAGGGGTTCAACGCCGCCGAGGCCTTGCCACCCGCCCAGGCGCATCGTCCTGAGCTGCGCCGTCGGATGGTGATGACGATGGTCGACGGCCTGGCGCACCTCGCACAGGTCGACCCGTCCGAGGTGGGACTCCAGGGATTCGGACGCCCCGAGGGATTCCTTGAGCGACAGACCGAGCGTTGGCTCGATCAGCTCGCCCGCATCGAGTCCGCCGACCACGACGGTCCCACCGTCGTGACGATGCGCCCCATCGCGGACTGGCTCGACCGCCACCGGCCTCGTGCGTCGGCTCCGGGCATCCTGCACGGCGACTTCCACGTCGCCAACGTCATGTTCGACGAGCCGACCTCTAGCCTCGCTGCCATCGTCGACTGGGAGTTGGCGACGATCGGGGACCCGCTGCTTGACCTGGGAACGCTGCTCGCCCTCTGGCCTGCCGCCGACGGCCAGCCGGACCTGCTCGGGTCCGCTCTGTCACTCGCGGGTGGCCTGCCGTCGGAGTCCGAGCTCGTCGAGCGCTACGCCGCGAGCAGCGGTCGCCAGGTCGGTGACATCGACTACTACTACGTGCTCGGCTGCTTCAGGCTCGCGGTCCTGCTCGAGGGCACCTGCGCCAGGGCCCGCGTCGGCCGAGCGCCGGCCGAGGTCGGCCGACGGCTCCACACCATGGCAGCCGAGCTCGTGCAGCGTGGCGCCCGGCGCGTCGCCGAGACCCCTGCAGATCGTCACATCCCCTGA
- a CDS encoding alpha/beta fold hydrolase translates to MLEAGDGTRVALHDLGGDGPAVLFVHATGFHGWAYRSIAGHLTFPAHCWAVDLRGHGDSDPLRPDSLSWDEFGLDILAVVDHLGDGIVAVGHSLGGAAVAMAAAARPEAFDRLFLYEAGIVPPADKVEDSHRVYQQQAVDVASRRRPVFGSRAIALENYARKAPYAGLRAATLYDYVDHGFADLPGGEVQLKCTPETEAAIYRETYRQTTRDGLGRIACPVQVMMGSRTDPMQRASAHDLAERFGGDPLVLDGVDHFGPLQDPARFAAAVAQSLAPHHEPVRH, encoded by the coding sequence ATGCTCGAGGCCGGCGACGGCACGCGCGTGGCGCTGCACGATCTCGGGGGCGACGGACCGGCCGTGCTGTTCGTGCACGCCACCGGCTTCCACGGCTGGGCCTACCGTTCCATCGCCGGCCACCTGACGTTCCCCGCTCACTGCTGGGCCGTCGACCTTCGCGGGCACGGCGACTCCGACCCGCTGCGTCCGGACAGCCTGTCGTGGGACGAGTTCGGGCTCGATATCCTGGCGGTCGTCGACCACCTCGGCGACGGGATCGTGGCCGTCGGACACTCGCTCGGCGGTGCGGCGGTCGCGATGGCCGCGGCCGCCAGACCGGAGGCCTTCGACCGGCTCTTCCTGTACGAGGCGGGCATCGTGCCGCCGGCGGACAAGGTCGAGGACAGTCACCGTGTCTACCAGCAGCAGGCGGTGGATGTGGCCTCGCGGCGACGGCCGGTGTTCGGCTCTCGGGCGATCGCCTTGGAGAACTACGCGAGAAAGGCTCCCTACGCCGGCCTGCGCGCCGCCACGCTCTACGACTACGTGGACCACGGGTTCGCCGACCTGCCGGGCGGTGAGGTCCAGCTCAAGTGCACACCTGAGACGGAGGCCGCGATCTACCGCGAGACGTACCGCCAAACCACTCGCGACGGCCTGGGGCGGATCGCCTGCCCCGTGCAGGTCATGATGGGCAGTCGGACCGATCCCATGCAACGGGCATCGGCGCACGACCTGGCCGAGCGGTTCGGGGGTGATCCTCTCGTCCTCGACGGGGTCGATCATTTCGGCCCGCTCCAGGACCCCGCCCGCTTCGCGGCCGCCGTGGCACAGTCACTGGCACCCCACCACGAGCCCGTCCGGCACTGA
- a CDS encoding acyl-CoA dehydrogenase family protein, with the protein MSVGLDISNELKAYRESLKEWGREAVRPYAREADETHALPGLAATILDSAPVPLDRYDVPTDGLPPVPDGDIVRRNVWYEAVAYCDIWLSEALSRGVGHLVVDAVGTAEQKERWLRPVLEGGRITSLGLSEPDAGSDTSRIATTATREGDVWRINGSKMYCSYGAIADYVVVFASTDRERGRSAILPFIVEKDTPGLTVLRHNEDKLGLRCWTTSQLAFDDLIVPADHQLGWTGEAATSLTANGLDAALASLNHNRPNVSAQSVGLAQAALDLTADLLRDDRASFSPNRWRLVETELEQMNAALHRSRTMNLHAQALADTGVHNRLEASAAKAYGPPTSERVVRRCMQLLGPDGSSNELLLEKWYRDVKILDIFEGTGQIMRLLISRQLMGRRAAS; encoded by the coding sequence ATGTCCGTCGGTCTCGACATCAGCAACGAACTGAAGGCGTACCGCGAGAGCCTGAAGGAGTGGGGCCGAGAGGCGGTGCGCCCGTATGCACGTGAAGCCGACGAGACCCATGCTCTCCCCGGACTCGCCGCCACCATCCTCGACTCGGCACCGGTGCCTCTCGATCGCTACGACGTACCGACCGACGGACTGCCCCCCGTACCCGACGGCGACATCGTGCGCCGGAATGTCTGGTACGAAGCGGTCGCGTACTGCGATATCTGGCTCAGCGAGGCACTCAGCCGGGGCGTGGGTCACCTCGTCGTCGATGCCGTCGGCACGGCCGAGCAGAAGGAGCGCTGGCTCCGGCCCGTGCTCGAGGGCGGGCGGATCACGTCGCTCGGCCTGTCGGAGCCGGACGCCGGCTCCGACACGAGCCGCATCGCCACCACCGCCACGCGCGAAGGCGACGTCTGGCGGATCAACGGCAGCAAGATGTACTGCAGCTACGGCGCCATCGCCGACTACGTCGTAGTCTTCGCGTCGACCGACAGGGAGCGTGGCCGCTCGGCCATCCTCCCCTTCATCGTAGAGAAGGACACTCCTGGTCTGACCGTCCTCCGACACAACGAGGACAAGCTCGGCCTGCGCTGCTGGACCACCTCCCAGCTAGCCTTCGACGACCTGATCGTCCCAGCCGACCACCAGCTCGGCTGGACGGGCGAGGCGGCAACGTCGCTGACCGCCAACGGGCTCGACGCCGCTCTCGCGAGCCTGAACCACAACAGACCCAACGTCTCGGCGCAAAGCGTCGGCCTCGCCCAAGCCGCGCTCGACCTGACCGCCGATCTCCTGCGGGACGACCGAGCATCGTTCTCGCCGAATCGGTGGCGGCTGGTCGAGACCGAGCTCGAGCAGATGAACGCGGCACTGCACCGCTCCCGCACGATGAACCTTCATGCCCAGGCGCTGGCGGACACCGGCGTCCACAACAGGCTGGAGGCGTCGGCGGCCAAGGCGTACGGGCCGCCGACATCAGAGCGTGTCGTTCGTCGGTGCATGCAGCTGCTCGGACCGGACGGTTCGTCGAACGAACTGCTGCTGGAAAAGTGGTACCGCGACGTCAAGATCCTCGACATCTTCGAAGGCACCGGCCAGATCATGCGACTCCTGATCAGCCGTCAGCTGATGGGTCGCCGGGCCGCGAGCTAG
- a CDS encoding SDR family NAD(P)-dependent oxidoreductase, with protein sequence MTERSAIVTGAARGIGLAISRRLVADGFAVVMADVDGQALRDARSVLEGPRAGETVMVVGDLTREAAAASVVQQCQEAFGSVDVLVNNAGGGVILPTLEHTEETLQTTIDRNLWTTIRATLAVLPTMVDQHYGRIVNLGAESVRNGLYWHAVYNAAKGGVHGFTTGLAREFAEHGITVNAVAPSAVMTEAVAALTDPTALELIQRMIDLIPVGRAATVEEVASVVAYLASDEASFVTGQVVSVNGGSSML encoded by the coding sequence GTGACTGAGCGGTCGGCGATCGTCACCGGTGCGGCCCGGGGCATCGGCTTGGCCATCTCACGACGTCTGGTCGCCGACGGGTTCGCCGTCGTGATGGCCGACGTCGACGGGCAGGCGCTGCGCGACGCGAGGTCGGTGCTCGAGGGGCCCCGCGCAGGCGAGACGGTGATGGTGGTCGGCGACCTGACCCGCGAGGCGGCCGCTGCGAGCGTGGTCCAGCAGTGCCAGGAGGCCTTCGGGTCCGTCGACGTCCTCGTCAACAACGCCGGCGGTGGGGTCATCCTGCCGACGCTCGAGCACACTGAGGAGACGCTGCAGACGACAATCGACCGCAATCTGTGGACGACGATCCGGGCGACCCTCGCCGTGCTGCCCACCATGGTCGACCAGCACTACGGACGCATCGTCAACCTGGGCGCCGAGTCGGTGCGCAACGGGTTGTACTGGCATGCCGTCTACAACGCGGCCAAGGGTGGGGTGCACGGCTTCACGACGGGACTCGCCCGAGAGTTCGCCGAGCACGGCATCACCGTCAATGCGGTGGCTCCGTCGGCGGTGATGACCGAGGCCGTCGCGGCCCTGACCGACCCGACCGCGCTGGAGCTGATCCAGCGGATGATCGACCTGATCCCGGTCGGCCGTGCCGCGACGGTCGAGGAGGTGGCCTCGGTGGTCGCGTACCTCGCCTCCGACGAGGCCAGCTTCGTGACAGGGCAGGTCGTCAGCGTCAACGGCGGTAGCTCGATGCTGTGA
- a CDS encoding TetR/AcrR family transcriptional regulator, with translation MTDNHETSSKGVGSTRERLIEAAMKAFSASGFDGVSGRQIERMAGVERGLLAYHFDTKQRLWETVVDLVLDRWTDEMFALHEALRDVSRSERARAMLMAYARYSMRNPEFFRILVLEGYVRTERSRHLAKHLWSGVQVFRETSHPDQTYSPAEVIQIFQIIGAAGAMSAMTAYLDDDLADRLTSPDVIEMFARTLATSSAPRSQRGNQDDLSSSLP, from the coding sequence GTGACGGATAATCACGAAACGTCCTCCAAGGGGGTTGGTTCGACGCGGGAACGCCTCATCGAGGCGGCGATGAAAGCGTTTTCGGCATCCGGTTTCGACGGCGTCTCCGGTCGTCAGATCGAGCGGATGGCCGGTGTCGAGCGAGGGCTGCTGGCGTACCACTTCGACACCAAGCAGCGTTTGTGGGAGACGGTCGTCGACCTGGTGCTCGATCGATGGACGGACGAGATGTTCGCCCTGCACGAGGCGCTGCGCGACGTCTCCCGCAGTGAACGCGCCCGCGCCATGCTCATGGCGTACGCCCGCTACAGCATGAGGAACCCGGAGTTCTTCCGCATCCTCGTGCTCGAGGGCTACGTGCGGACGGAACGAAGTCGCCACCTCGCGAAGCACCTGTGGTCCGGCGTGCAGGTCTTCCGCGAGACCTCCCACCCCGACCAGACCTACAGCCCGGCCGAGGTCATCCAGATCTTCCAGATCATCGGGGCGGCCGGTGCGATGTCGGCGATGACGGCCTATCTCGACGACGACCTGGCGGACAGGCTGACCAGTCCCGACGTGATCGAGATGTTCGCTCGAACGCTCGCGACGTCCTCCGCTCCCCGTTCCCAGCGCGGCAACCAGGACGACCTCTCCTCGTCGTTGCCCTGA
- a CDS encoding acyl-CoA dehydrogenase family protein translates to MVESTLTQEQLAVRDLAAEIARDVLAETAAASQSSRRVDDGAWRALHESGLVAPVAEAFGGDGVPDTVSHLMAVEELAAGDPASAAAAVWSGHAAVLIGACGDDDQRARYLPRFLDPSTRSAVAHLEGFGRQPSELRATITAEHGGGWRVTGRKVAVAFAAEADPLVVVGTDPSTNALRAAVLEVPDKARCQIETSDHLGLDAVPLSKVTLDLGVPHNRIIGDTPAASRSLSAAITRCRLTNAALMIGAARRAREYAARYATERVAFGRTLSEFQGVAFLIADAETQLMAARLSMLDVASRLDAGVTELERRTTHTLSYAANVSTQVTRDAIQVMGGHGFITDHPVERWYRAVAGLASLDLDPLCSSFAPAL, encoded by the coding sequence GTGGTCGAATCGACTCTGACCCAGGAACAGCTAGCGGTGCGCGACCTCGCTGCCGAGATCGCACGCGACGTGCTGGCCGAGACGGCCGCTGCGTCGCAGTCGAGCCGCCGCGTGGACGACGGTGCGTGGAGGGCGCTGCACGAGAGCGGTCTCGTTGCGCCGGTCGCCGAGGCCTTCGGCGGCGATGGCGTGCCCGACACCGTCAGCCACCTGATGGCGGTCGAGGAGCTTGCGGCCGGCGATCCCGCTTCGGCCGCCGCCGCAGTGTGGAGCGGTCACGCAGCCGTCCTCATCGGGGCCTGTGGAGACGACGACCAGAGAGCCCGCTACCTGCCTCGGTTCCTCGACCCGAGCACACGGTCCGCGGTGGCCCACCTCGAGGGCTTCGGGCGGCAGCCATCTGAGCTGCGCGCGACCATCACTGCCGAACACGGTGGTGGCTGGCGAGTGACGGGCCGCAAGGTGGCCGTCGCGTTCGCCGCAGAGGCGGATCCGCTGGTCGTGGTCGGGACCGATCCGTCGACAAACGCGCTGCGCGCTGCGGTGCTCGAGGTGCCCGACAAAGCCCGCTGCCAGATCGAGACGTCCGATCACCTGGGGCTCGACGCAGTGCCGCTGTCCAAGGTCACCCTCGACCTGGGCGTACCTCACAACCGCATCATCGGCGATACCCCTGCCGCCTCCCGCTCGCTGTCCGCAGCGATCACCCGATGCCGCCTGACCAACGCGGCATTGATGATCGGCGCGGCCCGCCGTGCCCGCGAGTACGCCGCCCGCTACGCGACCGAGAGGGTCGCCTTCGGCCGCACCCTGTCGGAGTTCCAGGGCGTCGCGTTCCTCATCGCCGACGCGGAGACCCAGCTCATGGCCGCGCGTTTGTCCATGCTCGACGTCGCCTCCCGGCTCGACGCCGGAGTCACCGAGCTGGAGCGCCGGACCACGCACACCCTCAGCTACGCAGCGAACGTCTCGACGCAGGTCACGCGCGATGCGATCCAGGTCATGGGTGGGCATGGATTCATCACCGACCATCCTGTCGAGCGGTGGTATCGCGCGGTCGCCGGGCTCGCGTCGCTCGATCTCGACCCGCTCTGTTCCTCCTTCGCACCCGCTCTCTGA